The Candidatus Zixiibacteriota bacterium genome includes a window with the following:
- a CDS encoding ABC transporter permease codes for MVPLLSIKQFLNDMRRQKLRTLLTVFGVFWGTAAIVLLFAFGDGMKTAQLKSQKGLGDNIAIIWPGITGKEFKGLPRGRRIHFTADDVEMIKVRSETIKSISPEFTRWGVSVKYGKNQFKRQLIGIWPEFNEMRNIIPQMGSRFINDLDIAKRRRVVFIGNRLADDLFGSEEAVGKTILVDGTPFVVIGVMKEKDQDSSYSGRDHSKLIIPVTTFRTMFSNRYPNNLVVQAKDDHVSSESVDEIYEMLGSRYKFDPTDREALMVWDVTQGFEFLKIFFTAFQWFLTGIGIATLITGGIGVSNIMNVVLEERTKEIGIKMALGARRSTILAQFILETLTITGVGGIAGFLFAWGIVALVPLFNIGELVGEPTVDLTVGLIATVLIGIVGFTAGIFPARRAARLEPVKALKLY; via the coding sequence ATGGTCCCCCTGCTGTCCATAAAGCAATTCCTCAACGATATGCGTCGCCAGAAATTGCGAACTCTGCTCACGGTGTTCGGTGTCTTCTGGGGCACCGCCGCAATCGTGCTTCTGTTTGCCTTTGGCGATGGGATGAAAACCGCTCAGTTGAAATCACAGAAGGGACTCGGGGATAACATCGCCATCATCTGGCCGGGTATAACCGGCAAGGAGTTCAAGGGGCTTCCGCGAGGGCGTCGAATTCACTTCACGGCTGATGACGTAGAAATGATCAAGGTACGCTCAGAGACCATCAAGAGTATCTCGCCGGAGTTCACCCGGTGGGGGGTATCGGTCAAATACGGCAAGAACCAGTTCAAACGACAGCTAATCGGTATCTGGCCGGAGTTCAATGAGATGCGTAATATCATTCCGCAGATGGGCTCGCGGTTCATTAACGATCTCGATATCGCCAAGCGCCGCCGCGTGGTGTTTATCGGCAACCGTCTCGCCGATGACCTGTTCGGCAGCGAAGAAGCGGTGGGCAAAACGATTCTTGTCGATGGTACGCCTTTCGTTGTGATCGGGGTGATGAAGGAGAAGGATCAGGACAGCTCTTACAGCGGGCGGGACCATTCCAAGCTGATCATTCCGGTTACGACCTTCCGTACCATGTTCTCCAACCGTTATCCCAACAATCTGGTGGTACAGGCTAAGGATGATCATGTTTCTTCCGAATCGGTTGATGAAATCTATGAGATGCTGGGAAGCCGCTATAAATTTGACCCGACCGATCGAGAGGCTCTCATGGTGTGGGATGTCACCCAGGGCTTCGAGTTCCTGAAGATATTCTTTACCGCTTTTCAATGGTTCCTCACCGGGATCGGTATTGCCACCCTGATTACCGGCGGTATCGGGGTGTCGAACATCATGAATGTGGTGCTCGAAGAACGAACCAAGGAAATCGGCATCAAGATGGCCCTGGGGGCACGGCGGAGCACGATTCTGGCGCAGTTCATTCTGGAAACGCTGACCATCACGGGGGTGGGCGGCATCGCCGGATTTCTGTTCGCCTGGGGTATTGTCGCGTTGGTGCCGTTGTTTAACATCGGTGAATTGGTGGGTGAGCCGACCGTGGATCTGACCGTGGGGTTGATTGCCACGGTGCTGATCGGTATTGTCGGTTTTACAGCCGGTATTTTTCCTGCCCGGCGGGCAGCCCGGCTGGAACCGGTAAAAGCTCTCAAGCTGTATTAG
- a CDS encoding ABC transporter permease, whose amino-acid sequence MNPTVMYNVFVRDFRKQRKRILLTLIALAWGTISIMLLLGFGEGIYEQMMTNRKGLGENIVIIWPGNTTIPYQGLPKGRGIHFYPEDLEYLRATVPGIKDIGAEYQRWSVELVNGTTVKSELIAGITPNFTTMRNHIAQMGGRMINQSDCDNKRRTAFLGYRIAEDLFPGENPIGKQFLLQGLPFTVVGIEIEKQQMNMYSGPDADKVSIPWTTFKAIFGDPWLDDIIYQPVDPANVKEVQRQVYEVLGAKYRFDPNDEETLGVWDTVSGTKEFDNIMLGIQVFLGIIGGLTLLIAGVGVANIMYVSIRERTREIGIKMAVGARRSVILFQFLIEALMITFLGGIGGMSISYILTEGFKRVPIESDVLTFMGRPTISLEIGIIVTVILGVMGILAGFFPALRAASVSPVESLRYE is encoded by the coding sequence ATGAATCCGACCGTAATGTACAATGTCTTCGTTCGCGATTTTCGCAAGCAGCGCAAACGTATCCTGCTGACTCTTATCGCCCTTGCCTGGGGTACTATCAGTATTATGCTGCTGCTGGGATTCGGAGAGGGGATTTACGAGCAGATGATGACCAACCGTAAGGGCCTGGGAGAGAATATCGTCATCATCTGGCCGGGTAACACAACGATTCCCTACCAGGGATTACCCAAGGGACGCGGGATACATTTCTACCCGGAAGACCTGGAATATCTACGGGCAACCGTACCGGGGATCAAGGACATCGGGGCCGAATATCAGCGCTGGAGCGTTGAGTTGGTCAACGGGACCACTGTCAAGTCGGAACTGATCGCCGGGATCACTCCCAACTTCACCACAATGCGGAACCATATCGCGCAAATGGGCGGGCGTATGATCAACCAGAGCGACTGCGACAACAAGCGCCGTACGGCCTTCCTCGGGTACCGCATTGCAGAGGACCTGTTCCCCGGCGAGAACCCGATCGGCAAGCAGTTTCTGTTGCAGGGACTTCCGTTCACGGTGGTGGGAATCGAAATTGAAAAGCAGCAAATGAACATGTACAGTGGACCGGATGCCGACAAGGTTTCGATACCCTGGACGACCTTCAAGGCAATTTTCGGCGATCCCTGGCTGGATGATATAATTTATCAGCCTGTGGACCCGGCGAACGTCAAGGAGGTACAGCGGCAGGTCTATGAGGTTCTGGGAGCGAAATACCGTTTCGATCCCAATGACGAAGAAACCCTGGGGGTATGGGATACCGTTTCCGGGACCAAAGAATTCGACAACATAATGCTTGGTATTCAGGTGTTCCTTGGCATAATCGGCGGATTGACATTGCTCATCGCCGGGGTGGGAGTGGCCAACATCATGTATGTTTCCATTCGGGAGCGTACCCGCGAGATTGGCATCAAAATGGCCGTGGGGGCACGACGTTCGGTCATTCTTTTTCAATTCCTGATCGAGGCGCTGATGATCACTTTCCTCGGCGGCATCGGCGGGATGAGTATCAGTTACATTTTAACCGAGGGATTCAAACGAGTGCCGATCGAGTCGGATGTCCTGACCTTCATGGGGCGCCCTACTATTTCGCTCGAAATTGGTATCATCGTGACGGTTATTCTCGGTGTCATGGGCATCCTGGCCGGATTCTTCCCGGCCCTGCGGGCGGCATCGGTCAGCCCGGTGGAATCATTGCGATACGAGTAA
- a CDS encoding efflux RND transporter periplasmic adaptor subunit, which yields MIKKLILSVLALTVVALVAFFAIDGSASKGGESKTFAVSRGSIIDKAVAVGQIEPRKEIEIKSKNGGIVRQIFAEVGDVVKAGDPLFDIAPDPTPLEFAEANRQVELYQVAYDNAAREYKRFEALADKQLVSHQEFEDKKAVYDEAELRLKLSREKLALIESGKTTIADRQVSNIIHAPTAGMVLSRSVEEGDPVVPLTSYQEGTQLMTLAKMDDLIFRGNVDEIDVGKLHEGMGTDIEIGAMPQNQLTGMLARISPKAHQDQGSTLFEVEVQLDELTSKLLRAGYSATASIIINKAEDILLVPERLIHFDDSVATVEVQDTLGVITTREIECGLSDGINMEVIAGLDEGDLVVERPPREITAD from the coding sequence ATGATAAAGAAGTTGATTCTGAGTGTTTTGGCCCTTACGGTCGTTGCCCTGGTGGCTTTTTTTGCCATAGACGGTTCAGCCTCAAAAGGCGGGGAGAGTAAAACTTTTGCGGTAAGCCGTGGTTCGATTATCGACAAGGCTGTGGCCGTGGGGCAGATAGAACCTCGCAAGGAGATCGAGATCAAATCGAAAAACGGCGGTATCGTCCGCCAGATCTTTGCCGAGGTGGGCGATGTCGTCAAGGCCGGGGATCCTCTCTTTGACATCGCTCCCGATCCTACACCGCTGGAATTCGCCGAAGCCAACCGGCAGGTCGAGTTGTATCAGGTGGCTTACGACAATGCTGCTCGCGAGTACAAACGCTTCGAGGCGCTGGCCGACAAACAACTGGTTTCACACCAGGAATTTGAGGATAAAAAAGCCGTATATGATGAAGCCGAGTTACGCCTGAAATTATCGCGCGAAAAACTGGCTCTGATCGAATCGGGTAAAACCACCATCGCCGATCGCCAGGTAAGCAATATCATCCATGCTCCAACCGCCGGTATGGTTTTGAGCCGGTCGGTCGAGGAAGGTGATCCGGTCGTACCGTTGACTTCCTACCAGGAAGGAACCCAGCTCATGACGCTGGCTAAAATGGATGATCTGATCTTTCGGGGTAATGTCGATGAAATCGACGTCGGCAAACTGCACGAGGGCATGGGCACCGATATTGAAATAGGCGCTATGCCGCAGAACCAGTTAACCGGTATGCTCGCGAGAATCTCGCCAAAAGCTCATCAGGACCAGGGCTCGACGCTGTTCGAGGTCGAGGTGCAGTTGGATGAACTGACCTCCAAGCTGCTGCGTGCCGGGTATAGTGCCACAGCTTCCATTATCATCAACAAGGCGGAAGATATCCTGCTGGTACCGGAACGGCTGATCCATTTCGATGACTCCGTGGCGACGGTCGAAGTACAGGATACGCTCGGAGTGATTACGACCCGCGAGATCGAATGCGGTCTCTCCGACGGCATCAATATGGAGGTGATTGCCGGTCTGGATGAGGGAGATCTGGTCGTCGAGCGCCCGCCGCGTGAAATAACCGCCGACTGA
- a CDS encoding ABC transporter ATP-binding protein translates to MVEMKQVRKAYTTGKVTFEALKGIDLTVEDNELVAVVGPSGSGKSTLMNLMGCLDTPTDGEYLLDGKPVNKMTSNQLADIRNTRIGFVFQAFNLLPYATAYENVEVPLLFARVNAKKRRERITELLARVGLADKMANKPTEMSGGEMQRVAIARALANEPDLILADEPTGNLDSKSGGAIIDIFHELHAAGKTIVMITHDMNIANSAQRTVKLKDGLIQCNGNLVAA, encoded by the coding sequence ATGGTTGAAATGAAACAGGTTCGCAAAGCATACACGACCGGCAAGGTCACGTTCGAGGCACTCAAGGGGATCGACCTGACTGTCGAGGATAACGAGCTGGTGGCGGTGGTGGGGCCGTCGGGATCGGGCAAGTCGACGTTAATGAATCTGATGGGCTGTCTGGATACGCCAACCGACGGTGAATACCTGCTGGATGGAAAGCCGGTCAATAAGATGACCTCGAATCAACTGGCCGATATCCGCAACACCAGGATAGGTTTCGTTTTTCAGGCGTTCAATCTGTTGCCTTACGCGACCGCCTATGAAAACGTCGAAGTTCCTCTTTTATTCGCCCGGGTCAATGCTAAGAAACGACGTGAGCGGATCACCGAGCTGCTCGCGCGAGTGGGACTGGCCGACAAAATGGCCAATAAGCCGACCGAGATGTCCGGCGGCGAAATGCAGCGAGTGGCAATCGCCCGCGCCCTGGCCAACGAACCTGATCTGATTCTGGCCGATGAGCCGACCGGCAACCTCGATTCCAAGTCCGGCGGGGCGATCATTGACATTTTTCATGAGCTGCATGCCGCGGGCAAGACGATCGTTATGATTACTCACGACATGAACATCGCCAACAGCGCCCAGCGGACGGTCAAGCTCAAGGACGGCCTGATCCAGTGCAACGGCAACCTCGTCGCCGCGTAG
- a CDS encoding GNAT family N-acetyltransferase: MFWRQTGKEYKQNKGTANKRAIKKIILSGEIPGLLAYDGDEPVAWCSVGPRERYSRLMRSRTLKPIDDQPVWSIVCLYVKKSRRDQGVGTQMLGAASEYAASQGVAIIEGYPNEPKNKWADAFLYTGTASAFRKAGFKKVAQPSPTRLIMRKQLNK, from the coding sequence ATGTTTTGGCGTCAAACCGGCAAGGAATATAAACAGAACAAAGGGACAGCCAATAAACGAGCGATTAAAAAAATCATCCTCTCCGGTGAGATTCCCGGCCTGCTGGCTTACGACGGCGACGAACCGGTCGCCTGGTGCAGCGTAGGACCACGCGAGCGGTATTCAAGACTGATGCGCTCACGGACTCTTAAGCCGATCGACGATCAACCGGTCTGGTCGATTGTCTGTCTATATGTAAAGAAAAGTCGTCGAGATCAGGGTGTCGGTACACAGATGCTGGGCGCCGCATCCGAATATGCCGCTTCGCAGGGAGTTGCAATAATCGAAGGATACCCCAACGAACCGAAAAATAAATGGGCTGACGCATTTCTATACACCGGTACCGCAAGTGCCTTCCGCAAGGCCGGGTTCAAAAAGGTAGCCCAGCCTTCACCGACGAGA